The Neurospora crassa OR74A linkage group I, whole genome shotgun sequence genome segment GGGGTACCTCGAATACCACCTCACTTCAACTTTCCTCCCCAAGGCACAGGCTGTCCGTCTGCTTCGATCTTCTGCAAACGAGCTTTTACAAGGACAGACTGAGGAATTTCGAGCattactattaggatatGACCAATTGGCCGTTTGGGATGCGCCTCAGAAATGCGCCCGACTAGAACTTCGGCTAACTTGTTTGTGCGGCTTTCCTCCAGACAGCTTTTCACGAAGAACATCCCGAGACTACGACTACCACGAGTCTTCAAAACTCACCAGACCACCAAGTCCCACATCGACATCATGGAGGCGCAACAAGTACCCAAGACCTGCAAGGTCATCCTCTCCGATACCATCGCCAAGAAGCTGCTTTCCGAGGTCCGCGAGACTCTTGCTAAGATCGAGGGTCCCAATGCCTCCAAGCCTACTCTGGCTGCTTTCCTGGCTACCGATGACCCGGCCGCTCTGCAGTATGCTGAATGGTCCAAGAGGACGTGTGAAGAGAAGTGAGTATCTCGCAATCGCTCAATGGGTTAGTCCGGACTTGCCCCAACACCAGGGTCTAATCACTACCCCCAGTGGCTTCAACTTCGACCTCCGCAAAGTCGACAAGGAAAACCTCGAGGAGGGCATCATCGCcgccaacaacgacgacaaggtCGACGGTATTCTCGTCTACTACCCCATCTGGGTCGGCAACCACAGCCAAGACAAGTACATCAAGGAGACCGTCGCCCTCTCCAAGGACGTCGAGGGTCTCTGCCACACCCACCTCTTCAACATGTATCACAACGTCCGCTTCCTCGACCCTCCCACCAACCTCAAGAAGTCCATCCTCCCTTGCACGCCGCTCGCCATCGTCAAGACCCTCGAGTACCTGCAGATCTACAACCCCATTCTGGCCTACGGCAACCGCCTGTTCGGCAAGACCATCACCGTTATCAACCGTAGCGAGGTGAACGGTCGCCCTCTTGCTGCGCTGCTCGCCAACGATGGCGCCACCGTCTACTCCGTCGACATTACCGGCGTCCAGGTCTTCACCCGCGGCGAGGGCATCCGCCAGTTGCGCCACCAGGTCCATGACAAGGAGGGCTGGGAGCTCAAGGACGTCTTGCCGCTCAGCGACGTCGTTATTGGCGGTGTCCCGACCGAGAAGTTCAAGGTGCCTACCGAGCTGCTCCGTGACGGTGCTGTGTGCATCAACTTCTCCAGCTTCAAGAACTTTGACGGTCCGGCGGTTAAGGAGAAGGCCAGCATCTATGTCCCCAGCATTGGCAAGGTTACTATTGCTGTGCTTTTGCGTAACCTTGTGGTGagtacttcctcttctcctccccctcccccccttatTTTGCTACCAAGTTACACCCCAGCCATATACAACCAGTTGAGAGACTCGCTAACAATACATCTTTCTCTTCAACAGCGCCTGATCGCCAACCGTCCGCGTCCTGAGGGATCTGCGCCCGAGGACCCCAAAGATGCCAAGGCGCGTAGCGAGGCCTTCATCGAGGGTTGATCGGAACATTTTCCCCCAGTATTTTCACTAAAGATTTGCGTATCTGCGTCTTTATACAATTTCTTTtgatcttttctttctcgagTTCTGGAAGGGCTGTTTGCTgggtagaaaaaaaaaacggatGGTTAGGGTTGGGTAGGATGGGAGCAAGGGGTTAGTTGATTGTACTAGATTTTTGTCCAAAGTACATAAAGAAACCATCACATACGTACATGAACAAGGGAGTTTGGTTTATAATTTTTCACGCTTCGACGTCCAATCTAGAGATATAGAAGGATCTGGGAACACCAGAAAACTGGGTTGTAACAACACGCTTCGACAAAATACAAATCACCATAGGTAGTCTAGACACCACGAAAGACCAGATGAACGAATGCTCGCATAAATCAAAATGACCGTTCAACCTGCAACAACGCTCTCGTCTGCTTCTTTCAAACATGAGTCTGTGACTCATTAACACGGAAACCGTCGAGTCACTAACACAGGCACTAGCCGGTGGAGTGGAGCAGCCTGCGCAGTGTAGTCCGGGTCTCGGCAGTGTACTTCTCGTCGGCTCCTCCGTCTCGCTCCGTCCCGGCTTGTCCATGCGCCATGCGAACCCCGATAGTGACTTCCGGCCCGGTCATCATCGGATCTCAAATAGTACTAGTAACAACAAGCATTAGCCGCTGAACCTACCGGTACATACCCGGAATTGTCGTTATGTTTACAGTAAATACAGACCTATGTACAAGTAGAATAAAGTACTTGCACTAGCActcgaagaaagaaaacctATGGGTATATCATTATCAGTTGCTCCAGCTCCAACAGTAAGTAGTAGTAGAACTACCAACCTACTGTAACTAGCACAAGAATTCCCCATCATGTCGCTCGCTCCCTTTGAAACCGATCCGCTCAAATCGAAGAACAACAAACccccaaacaaacaaaattTTAACAAACAAAACACACCTATATATGTAGTACCTTGACCAAGACCTGACCGTACCTATGTATATGATATGCATCGCTATGAGAATGAAGCCCCCCATAAACTAACGTGACCAGATGAAAGACggaatgaaaaaaaaaaaaaaagaaaaaaaaaaaaaaaaaaggtttgtgaaaaaagaaatcgaGGAAACCCGAAAAAGAGAGCCGAGAAGTACCAATACCGAACGGGTCACAAAATAAACATAACAGTCAAGGTCAACGAAGAAGACTGTTCtcgacaaagaaaaaaaaaaaaaaaatcaaaactCGCCGCCGGACACCCGCAATGTTCCCCTATCCGCCCGTCCGCCCGCTTtcccaaaaagaagagacaAAAAACGAGATAGAAAAAGGTCCGAATATAATCATCTGAatgtgatgatgattttgTTTCGCTCCCATATACACATACACTCATACACCCATCCATCATAGCCCCAGTTTCcgatcttggtcttgatgAAGACAATGTCCTCCTGCCCGCTCGATACGTTTACTTCCCAACATCTATCATTCTACTCCTCGCACAGATAAACTCAACATGTTTTCttccacccccctccccccttttctctcctctcctcattCTCCCACTCttctacctcctcctcctgtttCCTCCTCCCACGCTTCTCCCTCTCACTCCCTCTTCGACTCGGCACCGACCCATCCGTATCCTCAACCCCAGGCTTAAATCCCTCAAAGCGCGGCCCAGCTCCCTCAGTCAAAGGCTCGATCCGACAGCGCAAGTAGCATCACTGTACCTTGCGACTTTCAAACAGCATCAAGTTCACCGCCGTGTCGTTCTCCCCAACCTGGCTGGTCGGCTCGCTAAGCATTTCCCACTGCCGGAAGTTGAAGGGCGTCAGCCGCTCTTGCGGTCCGCCCATCGTAGGCACCCACGAGTAACCTCCCCAGGGGTTGGctaccatcatcatcgctggTCGCGTTGGGTTCATGGGGGAGGGTGTGGGcgggttgctgttgttgccaaGGTTAAGGTGGGTGAGGTTGGTATTGATGCTGATGGCTGGTGAGGGTATGGGTCCTGTGCctccttgttgttgctgttgctgtaaCTGatactgttgttgttgttgttgttgttgctgctgctgtgactgttgttgttgttgttgctgttgctgctgttgggcgGCATGCCATCCTTGTGCTTGAGCCTGTTGCGTATGACCGGGAAGACTAAAGTAACTTCCACCattaccactaccaccagcGCCGGAAACAGCACTACCAGCACCAACTGCGTTCTGTGGCCCAGGAGTAACGCCTGGCGTGTGTGTTGGGGTGGTACCAGGGGCTGGCGATCCAGTGCCAGTGGCAGTGCCTATGGCCATCGCCGTCGGCCTCTCCTTATGACAGAGCATTAGGTTTGCATGTGGGTTGTCCTGATAGCTGAAGATGTATCTGAGCTTCACATCCGAAGGAGACTTGAGAGCTTGGATACACTGCAGCCGCGCATCCTCGGCAAGGTTGTCAACTAACACGCAAGCTAGATCGAAGATGCGCCCACCCAATTGACGAGTGTCAAAATCGGGCCCATGGATCAGGTCGAGTTCCCTGATAAGACCAGCGCACACCATGAGAGCTCTGCCGCGAACCTCGTTTCCGGGCTTGCTGGTGTCAAAGGTCTGGGCATGGAGGGTGAGGAAATTGAGAAAGAGGGGAAGCCAGTGGTTCAGAATGTCGCTTTTCAGATCAATGTGACTGTCACcgccggcagcggcagcactGGCACCTTGGCCTCCCCACCCTCCAAGACCACCTGCTTGGCTAGGGAATGGTGTCAGAGTTTGTAACAGCTCCAGAATGTCAGTGAACCTTTCTACCATAACCGGAACCAGTTGGTGCTGACGAAACCCCATTGGACCGCTTCCGCGTATGATAGTATCCATAATGGCGAGAAAGTTCTCGGCTTTTTGGAGGCGCATCTGGAGCATTGACCTGTCTAGCGTCATTGAGGGTGGGTTTCTGGCCGAAGGCAGAAGGTTCAGAAACCGAGCCTGGGCCTGATTTTTGAGGTGATGTGTAAGGTCGGGCGAGAGA includes the following:
- a CDS encoding methylenetetrahydrofolate dehydrogenase, variant, which codes for MEAQQVPKTCKVILSDTIAKKLLSEVRETLAKIEGPNASKPTLAAFLATDDPAALQYAEWSKRTCEENGFNFDLRKVDKENLEEGIIAANNDDKVDGILVYYPIWVGNHSQDKYIKETVALSKDVEGLCHTHLFNMYHNVRFLDPPTNLKKSILPCTPLAIVKTLEYLQIYNPILAYGNRLFGKTITVINRSEVNGRPLAALLANDGATVYSVDITGVQVFTRGEGIRQLRHQVHDKEGWELKDVLPLSDVVIGGVPTEKFKVPTELLRDGAVCINFSSFKNFDGPAVKEKASIYVPSIGKVTIAVLLRNLVRLIANRPRPEGSAPEDPKDAKARSEAFIEG